The following are encoded in a window of Mycobacteroides chelonae CCUG 47445 genomic DNA:
- a CDS encoding sugar phosphate nucleotidyltransferase — MSDHVKADAVILVGGQGTRLRPLTLSAPKPMLPIAGFPFLTHVLSRVAAAGIDHVVLGTSYKAEVFESEFGDGSKLGLSITYVTETEPLGTGGAIRNVLDHLRHDTALVFNGDVLSGLDLKDLLAQHEQTQADLTLHLVRVGDPRAFGCVPTDSTGRVTAFLEKTEDPPTDQINAGCYVFRRELIERIPAGRPVSVEREVFPGLLSSGAKVCGYVDTSYWRDMGTPEDFVRGSADLVRGIAPSPAIPEHPGEALVHDGASVAPGALVIGGTVVGRGAEIGPGARLDGAVVFDGARIEAGAVVERSIIGFGARIGPRALVRDGVIGDGADIGARCELLRGARVWPGITIPDGGIRYSSDV, encoded by the coding sequence ATGTCTGACCATGTGAAAGCCGATGCCGTCATCTTGGTGGGAGGGCAGGGCACCCGGCTGCGTCCACTGACGCTCTCGGCGCCCAAGCCGATGCTGCCGATCGCCGGCTTCCCCTTCCTGACGCATGTGTTGTCGCGGGTCGCCGCGGCCGGGATCGATCATGTGGTGCTCGGGACTTCCTACAAAGCCGAGGTCTTCGAGTCGGAGTTCGGCGACGGATCCAAGCTGGGCCTGTCGATCACGTATGTCACCGAAACCGAACCGCTGGGTACCGGTGGAGCCATCCGGAATGTGCTGGACCATCTGCGCCACGACACCGCCCTGGTGTTCAACGGCGATGTGTTGTCCGGCTTGGACTTGAAAGACCTTCTCGCGCAGCATGAGCAGACCCAGGCCGACCTGACGCTGCACCTGGTGCGGGTCGGCGACCCGCGCGCTTTTGGTTGTGTGCCCACCGATTCCACGGGCCGCGTGACCGCATTCCTGGAGAAGACCGAAGATCCGCCCACCGACCAGATCAACGCCGGGTGTTACGTGTTCCGGCGCGAGCTGATCGAACGGATCCCTGCCGGGCGGCCGGTCTCGGTTGAGCGAGAAGTCTTTCCAGGACTGCTGAGCAGTGGTGCCAAGGTATGTGGATACGTGGACACGAGCTACTGGCGCGATATGGGAACTCCCGAGGACTTCGTGCGCGGCTCGGCGGACCTGGTGCGCGGTATCGCGCCCTCACCAGCGATCCCCGAACATCCGGGTGAGGCTCTGGTGCACGATGGCGCCTCGGTGGCACCGGGCGCGCTGGTGATCGGTGGCACCGTGGTGGGTCGCGGAGCTGAAATCGGTCCCGGGGCACGGCTTGACGGTGCGGTCGTCTTCGACGGTGCCCGCATCGAGGCGGGCGCGGTGGTGGAACGCTCGATCATCGGGTTCGGTGCCCGCATCGGTCCGCGCGCGCTGGTGCGTGACGGTGTGATCGGTGACGGGGCCGATATCGGTGCGCGGTGCGAGCTGTTACGTGGCGCTCGGGTGTGGCCCGGAATCACCATTCCCGACGGTGGCATCCGGTACTCCTCGGACGTCTAG
- a CDS encoding coenzyme F420-0:L-glutamate ligase, whose protein sequence is MTSSADSTAPEHGSAAPVEILPIAGLPEFRPGDNVAKTIAEAAPWVRDGDVIVITSKIISKAEGRIVAAPTDPEARDTLRRKLIDSESVRVLARKGKTLITENTIGIVQAAAGIDASNVDTAELVLLPTDPDGSAAAVRAALSRQLGVNVAVVITDTMGRAWRNGQTDAAIGSSGIPVLYGYAGAKDKHGNELQVTEVAIVDEIAAAADLVKGKLTDVPVAVVRGLSVPDDGSVARDLQRSGPDDLFWLGTAEALEQGRRDAVLARRSIRQFADIAVDSDLLREAIGEALTAPAPHHTHPVRFVWVRDLTTRRALLDAMKQAWAVDLSGDGRTPESVEKRVARGQILYDAPEVVIPFLVPDGAHDYPDERRNAAEHTMFTVAVGAAVQALLVALAARGVGSCWIGSTIFAADVVRRQLELDASWEPMGAIAIGYPHGYPEETLEPRTPLPAGQMLVEL, encoded by the coding sequence ATGACCTCATCTGCGGATTCCACTGCACCGGAACATGGTTCGGCGGCTCCGGTGGAGATCTTACCCATTGCGGGCCTGCCGGAATTCCGCCCCGGCGACAATGTCGCCAAGACCATCGCCGAGGCGGCACCGTGGGTCCGAGACGGCGATGTGATCGTGATCACCAGCAAGATCATCTCCAAGGCCGAGGGCCGCATCGTCGCGGCGCCTACCGATCCCGAAGCACGGGACACCTTGCGGCGCAAACTGATCGACTCCGAGTCGGTCCGCGTGCTGGCCCGCAAGGGAAAGACACTGATCACCGAGAACACCATCGGCATCGTGCAGGCCGCCGCCGGAATCGACGCGTCCAATGTCGATACCGCCGAACTCGTACTGCTCCCCACCGACCCCGATGGCAGCGCGGCGGCGGTGCGGGCAGCACTGTCGCGACAGCTGGGTGTGAACGTAGCGGTGGTGATCACCGACACCATGGGACGGGCCTGGCGCAATGGCCAGACCGATGCCGCCATCGGTTCCTCCGGCATCCCCGTCCTGTATGGCTATGCCGGCGCAAAGGACAAGCACGGCAACGAACTTCAGGTGACAGAGGTGGCCATCGTCGACGAGATCGCCGCCGCCGCCGACCTTGTCAAGGGCAAGCTCACCGACGTACCGGTTGCTGTGGTGCGGGGCCTGTCGGTGCCCGACGACGGCAGCGTGGCCCGCGACCTCCAGCGCTCGGGCCCCGACGATTTGTTCTGGCTCGGCACCGCGGAAGCGCTGGAGCAGGGGCGTCGCGATGCGGTGCTGGCGCGCCGCTCCATCCGTCAATTCGCTGATATCGCAGTAGATTCCGACCTACTACGGGAAGCCATCGGCGAAGCGTTGACGGCGCCCGCTCCGCACCACACCCATCCGGTGAGATTCGTATGGGTACGGGATCTGACGACACGGCGCGCGCTGTTGGATGCCATGAAGCAGGCATGGGCCGTGGATCTCAGCGGAGACGGGCGCACCCCGGAGTCCGTCGAGAAACGGGTCGCCCGCGGACAGATCCTCTACGACGCACCCGAAGTCGTCATTCCGTTCCTGGTTCCCGACGGTGCCCACGACTACCCGGACGAGCGCCGGAATGCGGCGGAACACACCATGTTCACCGTCGCGGTGGGTGCGGCGGTGCAGGCACTGTTGGTGGCGCTGGCGGCGCGGGGCGTGGGGAGCTGCTGGATCGGGTCCACCATCTTCGCCGCCGACGTCGTCCGCAGGCAGCTCGAGCTGGATGCCTCATGGGAACCGATGGGAGCCATCGCCATCGGGTATCCGCACGGATACCCCGAGGAGACGCTGGAACCCCGCACTCCCCTGCCCGCCGGCCAGATGCTGGTTGAGCTCTGA
- the rfbD gene encoding dTDP-4-dehydrorhamnose reductase, which translates to MLVITGAGGQLGTHLIARAALRALPVRALNSADWDITRDGVPDGVVAAGDTVINCAAYTAVDAAESDEARAYAVNAEGPARVAQACREVGARLIHISTDYVFSGEFGDANPRPYRPGDATAPAGVYARTKVAGERAVHDALPTAQVVRTAWVYTGVNGDFVGVMRRLAAGDGPVRVVTDQTGSPTYAADLAEALLNLAASDVREPLLHAAGGGAVNRFDWAKAVFELVGADTSRLQPCLSVDFPSAAPRPVYTALDGDLWAEVGLAPLRPWRDALAEALATHQG; encoded by the coding sequence GTGCTTGTTATCACCGGAGCGGGCGGTCAGCTCGGCACCCATCTGATTGCCCGTGCCGCGCTTCGCGCCCTCCCTGTCCGCGCCCTGAACTCGGCTGATTGGGATATTACCCGCGACGGCGTGCCCGACGGTGTGGTTGCTGCAGGGGACACCGTGATCAACTGCGCCGCGTACACCGCCGTGGATGCCGCGGAAAGCGACGAGGCCAGGGCGTACGCGGTCAATGCCGAAGGTCCTGCCCGGGTGGCCCAGGCGTGTCGCGAGGTTGGCGCCAGATTGATCCATATCTCCACCGATTACGTGTTCAGCGGTGAGTTCGGTGATGCCAACCCACGCCCGTACCGACCAGGTGACGCCACGGCTCCGGCCGGTGTGTACGCGCGCACCAAGGTCGCCGGAGAACGGGCCGTGCACGATGCCCTACCGACAGCGCAGGTGGTGCGCACGGCGTGGGTCTATACCGGCGTCAACGGGGATTTCGTCGGGGTCATGCGGCGATTGGCCGCGGGGGACGGCCCGGTGCGGGTGGTCACCGATCAGACCGGCTCTCCGACCTACGCCGCAGACCTTGCCGAGGCATTGTTGAACCTCGCGGCCTCCGACGTCCGCGAACCGTTGCTGCATGCGGCGGGGGGTGGAGCGGTGAACCGGTTCGACTGGGCGAAGGCCGTGTTCGAGCTGGTCGGGGCGGATACCTCGCGTCTGCAGCCCTGCCTGTCCGTCGATTTTCCGAGCGCAGCGCCCCGGCCGGTGTACACGGCACTTGACGGCGATCTGTGGGCCGAGGTGGGTCTGGCACCGCTGCGTCCGTGGCGCGACGCGTTGGCTGAGGCGCTGGCCACACACCAGGGGTAG
- a CDS encoding metallopeptidase family protein: MARDGRRGGSAGGSSSQGSRRGRDFRGPLLPPTVPGWRSRAERFDMAVLEAYEPIERAWQSRLEGLDVAVDEIPRIQPKDPESVQWPPEVIADGPIPLARLIPAGVDTRGNTTRARIVLFRKPIELRAKKSGDLSDLLHDLLVAQVATHLGVEPSVIDPTITDEGD; the protein is encoded by the coding sequence ATGGCACGTGACGGACGGCGCGGCGGCTCGGCGGGCGGGTCGAGCTCGCAGGGCTCCCGAAGGGGGCGTGATTTTCGTGGCCCGCTCTTGCCGCCGACTGTTCCCGGCTGGCGCTCACGCGCCGAGCGCTTCGATATGGCGGTACTGGAAGCCTACGAACCCATCGAGCGGGCGTGGCAGTCACGGCTGGAGGGTCTCGATGTCGCGGTGGACGAGATTCCGCGCATCCAACCCAAGGATCCCGAGTCGGTGCAATGGCCGCCGGAGGTGATCGCTGACGGACCGATCCCGCTGGCAAGGCTCATTCCCGCCGGCGTGGACACCCGGGGTAACACCACCCGGGCGCGAATTGTCCTATTCCGCAAGCCGATCGAATTACGCGCGAAGAAATCTGGGGATTTGTCGGATCTCCTGCACGATCTGCTGGTGGCGCAGGTTGCCACCCACCTGGGGGTGGAACCATCGGTGATCGACCCGACCATCACCGATGAGGGCGACTAA
- a CDS encoding WhiB family transcriptional regulator, with translation MQNDFDALIGVADDQWQEKALCAQTDPEAFFPEKGGSTREAKRICQGCEVKDECLEYALANDERFGIWGGLSERERRRLKRGII, from the coding sequence GTGCAGAACGATTTTGATGCGCTGATTGGTGTCGCTGATGATCAGTGGCAAGAGAAGGCGCTGTGCGCGCAGACCGATCCCGAGGCGTTCTTCCCTGAGAAGGGTGGGTCGACTCGCGAGGCCAAGCGCATCTGCCAGGGCTGCGAAGTCAAGGACGAGTGCCTTGAATACGCACTGGCCAACGACGAGCGGTTCGGTATCTGGGGCGGGTTGTCTGAGCGTGAGCGCCGCCGCCTGAAGCGGGGCATCATCTAA
- a CDS encoding NUDIX hydrolase: MSRISGLQASAVELLSAWETPDAEQDSLRHSVLAFLDANPDACRRRSAAGHITASALVVNHDGSQALLTLHPRVGKWLQLGGHCEEEDATIRAAALREATEESGIADLTLEPNLLGIHVHPIKCSLGVPTRHLDLQFLARAPEGAQITVSDESLDLRWWPIDQIPAEDPSVVVLAERARARLR, from the coding sequence ATGAGCCGCATCTCGGGTCTGCAAGCTTCCGCCGTCGAGCTGCTCTCCGCATGGGAAACGCCCGATGCCGAGCAGGACAGCCTGCGGCACTCCGTTCTGGCCTTTCTCGACGCCAATCCGGACGCCTGCCGCCGCCGCAGCGCCGCAGGCCATATCACCGCCTCGGCGCTGGTGGTCAACCACGACGGGTCGCAGGCGCTGCTGACCCTGCACCCCCGCGTGGGTAAGTGGCTTCAGCTGGGTGGTCACTGCGAGGAGGAGGACGCCACCATCCGGGCCGCCGCGCTGCGCGAAGCCACCGAGGAGTCCGGGATAGCGGACCTCACTCTTGAGCCGAATCTGCTTGGCATACACGTACACCCGATCAAGTGCTCGCTGGGCGTGCCGACTCGCCATCTCGATCTGCAGTTCCTGGCGCGTGCGCCCGAGGGCGCCCAGATCACCGTCAGCGACGAATCACTGGACCTGCGCTGGTGGCCCATCGACCAGATTCCGGCCGAGGATCCCTCGGTGGTCGTGTTGGCCGAGCGGGCCCGCGCCAGGCTGCGTTGA
- a CDS encoding glycosyltransferase family 2 protein, with product MVTVTYSPGEHLHRFLRTLRHATDRPLRLILADNGSTDGAPEVAAEEPDVELLRTGGNVGYGKAANLGVAQVDPEAEWIVIANPDVQWGPGSIDALLEVAQRWPAAGALGPLIREPDGSVYPSARVVPSLAGGALHALLGSVWPTNPWTAAYRQDRMEPSERIVGWLSGSCLLLRRKAFDAIGGFDTRYFMYMEDVDLGDRLARAGWQNVYAPSSEVVHAKGHAAGRDPARSLTAHHDSVYIYQSDRHPHWWQAPLRWSIRGALAARSAIVVRAAIRANRRRDKQGG from the coding sequence GTGGTGACGGTGACGTACTCGCCTGGCGAGCATCTCCATCGCTTCCTCAGAACGCTGCGCCACGCCACCGATCGCCCGCTGCGGTTGATCCTGGCCGATAACGGTTCCACCGACGGGGCGCCCGAAGTGGCCGCCGAGGAGCCCGATGTCGAGCTGCTGCGCACCGGGGGCAATGTCGGCTACGGGAAGGCCGCCAACCTTGGGGTGGCGCAGGTTGATCCGGAAGCCGAATGGATTGTGATCGCGAACCCCGACGTGCAGTGGGGCCCGGGAAGCATCGATGCGCTGCTTGAGGTTGCGCAGCGCTGGCCCGCCGCGGGCGCGCTGGGTCCGCTTATTCGTGAGCCCGATGGTTCGGTGTATCCCTCGGCGCGAGTGGTGCCGTCGCTCGCGGGGGGTGCGCTTCACGCACTGCTGGGATCGGTGTGGCCCACCAATCCATGGACCGCGGCGTATCGCCAGGATCGGATGGAGCCGTCCGAGCGCATCGTGGGATGGCTCTCGGGATCGTGCCTGCTGCTGCGGCGCAAGGCCTTCGATGCCATCGGCGGGTTCGACACGCGGTACTTCATGTACATGGAGGACGTTGATCTCGGAGACCGGCTGGCACGTGCGGGCTGGCAGAACGTGTATGCGCCGAGCTCGGAGGTCGTGCATGCGAAAGGTCATGCGGCCGGTCGCGACCCGGCGCGCAGCCTCACCGCGCACCACGACAGCGTCTACATCTATCAATCAGACCGGCACCCGCATTGGTGGCAGGCACCGTTGCGTTGGAGCATTCGGGGCGCACTGGCGGCTCGATCTGCGATCGTGGTGCGCGCGGCCATCCGCGCCAACCGGCGCCGGGACAAGCAAGGAGGGTGA
- the cofD gene encoding 2-phospho-L-lactate transferase — MKLTVLVGGVGGARFLLGVQRLLGSDSSKHQINAIVNIGDDAWMHGVRICPDLDTCMYTLGGGVDPERGWGHRGETWNAMEELAAYGAQPDWFSLGDRDLATHLIRSQMLRAGYPLSAVTEALCNRWQPGVRLLPASDERCETHVVITDPADGEQRAIHFQQWWVQHRAQVPTHSFAFVGADEAKAGPGVAEAIAEADAVLLAPSNPVVSIGAVLAVGGVRGALRTTTAPVIGYSPIVSGKPLRGMADECLRVIGVEVSSQGVGEHFGARSQTGILDGWLVDEGDAAHIAGVQVRSIPLLMTDPDATAAMVRAGLELAGVTL; from the coding sequence GTGAAACTCACCGTCCTCGTCGGCGGCGTCGGCGGAGCGCGCTTCCTGCTCGGCGTCCAACGCTTGCTCGGATCAGACTCCAGCAAGCATCAGATAAACGCCATCGTGAACATTGGCGACGACGCCTGGATGCATGGCGTCAGGATCTGCCCTGACCTGGACACCTGCATGTACACCCTGGGCGGAGGGGTGGATCCGGAACGCGGCTGGGGGCACCGGGGCGAGACCTGGAACGCGATGGAGGAACTGGCGGCCTACGGCGCCCAGCCCGACTGGTTCTCGCTCGGCGACAGGGACCTGGCCACTCACCTGATACGCAGTCAAATGCTGCGGGCCGGTTACCCGCTATCAGCGGTCACCGAAGCGTTATGCAATCGATGGCAGCCCGGAGTCCGCCTGTTACCCGCCAGCGACGAACGCTGCGAGACCCACGTGGTGATCACCGACCCTGCCGATGGAGAGCAGCGCGCCATCCACTTCCAACAGTGGTGGGTGCAGCACCGAGCACAGGTACCCACGCACAGTTTTGCGTTCGTCGGCGCGGACGAAGCAAAGGCCGGCCCCGGCGTTGCCGAAGCCATCGCCGAGGCAGATGCTGTCTTGCTGGCTCCCTCCAATCCGGTGGTGAGCATCGGGGCCGTCCTGGCGGTCGGCGGAGTTCGCGGGGCACTCCGCACAACCACCGCTCCGGTCATCGGGTACTCGCCCATCGTGTCCGGTAAGCCGCTCCGCGGAATGGCTGACGAATGTTTGCGCGTGATCGGTGTCGAGGTGAGCTCACAAGGTGTCGGGGAACACTTCGGCGCGCGCTCACAGACCGGCATCCTGGACGGCTGGCTGGTCGACGAGGGTGACGCCGCTCACATTGCGGGAGTTCAGGTACGGTCGATTCCGCTGCTCATGACCGACCCGGACGCGACGGCGGCGATGGTGCGTGCGGGACTCGAACTGGCCGGAGTTACCCTATGA